A region from the Vicia villosa cultivar HV-30 ecotype Madison, WI linkage group LG3, Vvil1.0, whole genome shotgun sequence genome encodes:
- the LOC131655554 gene encoding uncharacterized protein LOC131655554 yields MESKNKVVLELFLFVSALSARNLGFLASQNRGNPVSVHFLHQNPKYEKNLPFLIPLHLASSSISSSFVPSSIHTYFLCFTPASQLAKLLIVRGTNQINLWTSIVLKIEVLPNNSASSRKQEHVEAGKRRLEEFRKKKADERVKKATSSGSVPNSDACHWNSFRVIRINRHGYTAVLHSYTACHLDYVIRVVVKR; encoded by the exons ATGGAATCGAAGAACAAAGTCGTATTAGAATTGTTTCTGTTTGTTTCCGCGCTCAGTGCACGAAACCTAGGTTTTCTAGCTTCCCAAAATCGAGGGAACCCTGTTTCAGTTCATTTCCTTCACCAAAACCCTAAATACGAAAAGAACTTACCATTTTTGATCCCCTTGCACCTTGCTTCATCTTCCATTTCTTCATCCTTCGTACCTTCTTCTATTCACACCTATTTCTTATGCTTCACACCGGCGAGCCAGTTAGCCAAGCTGCTCATCGTTAGAG GTacaaatcaaataaatttatgGACAAGTATTGTATTGAAGATTGAA GTGCTGCCGAACAACTCTGCTTCGTCTCGGAAGCAAGAGCATGTGGAAGCTGGCAAGCGTCGG CTGGAGGAGTTTCGTAAAAAGAAAGCCGATGAGCGGGTCAAGAAGGCTACATCTTCTGGCTCTGTGCCAAATTCTGATGCATGCCATTGGAATAGCTTTCGGGTAATCCGGATAAACCGACATGGTTACACCGCGGTGTTGCATTCCTACACAGCATGCCATTTAGACTATGTCATCCGTGTCGTCGTGAAAAGATAA